One part of the Sorangiineae bacterium MSr11954 genome encodes these proteins:
- a CDS encoding S8 family serine peptidase — MAYLKRYPWLYGLGLLTAACSSQSGPSEAGQAGSTDVKVEENAGQSTMRVGTDIVRTTHAKVSNAALVKVDGTEKSQVLTWNEALSNGETTPYYAIHDGSVWHEAKTTSYQVPLRARRIDPLREVQSKELPSATSHLHVVQYISQPLEEYRRAIVAAGGQVHHYLHGNAQLVRANYAAIERISALPFVRAVTPMVAHDKVEETLDATRGLALGPVKLNVVLVDPKEDRPLLEDHIRALGGKIAMSATDSLLIEVELDRRQVDALTQLDQVLWVEPSTPIEYDFENARVQGGANYLAALPPTIPNIPNYTGVGIRGHIMEGINPNHPDFAANDHRVKPVGVQDTAADSHGHQTFGIVFGSGAGNPVARGILPNGQGYFTNYSPNIIDHPGARATLVKKLIADHKIVFQTASWGNARTRVYGAISAEMDSLIFQNDIPLTQSQSNAGNQDSRPQAWAKNIISVGAVYHQGTVDPKDDKWNGGGSTGPAADGSTKPDLCAYYDQTTTAAVNGGYASFGGTSGATPMVAGYVGLALELWTNGVFGNPIIPKGTNEDLASFRFKNRPHFSTTKALLIHSAAPYPFTGETSDLTRTHQGWGFPDVRNLYERRGNVLVVNETDVLKNLQTKSYTKTVPAGATDFRATLVYSDKEAAVPAKIHRVNNLDLKVTAPNGTIYWGNNGLRAGNTSTAGGTHNTLDTVENVWIPSPAAGTWTVEVIADEVVADNHLETPEVDVDYALVVSHRGGNAE, encoded by the coding sequence ATGGCATATCTCAAGCGGTATCCTTGGCTTTACGGATTGGGCCTTCTCACGGCGGCGTGCTCCAGCCAATCTGGACCGAGCGAGGCGGGACAGGCCGGTTCGACCGACGTGAAAGTCGAAGAAAATGCAGGGCAGTCCACCATGCGTGTAGGTACCGACATCGTGCGGACCACGCATGCCAAAGTATCGAATGCGGCACTCGTCAAAGTCGATGGGACGGAGAAATCCCAAGTACTTACGTGGAACGAAGCGCTTTCGAACGGGGAGACGACTCCCTACTACGCCATTCACGATGGCAGCGTGTGGCACGAGGCAAAGACGACATCGTACCAAGTACCACTGCGCGCCCGCCGCATCGATCCGCTTCGCGAGGTGCAATCGAAGGAGCTCCCGAGCGCGACGTCCCATCTCCACGTCGTTCAATACATTTCGCAGCCGCTCGAAGAGTACCGGCGCGCCATCGTCGCGGCCGGCGGGCAGGTTCACCACTATTTGCATGGCAACGCGCAGCTCGTCCGCGCCAACTACGCCGCCATCGAGCGCATCTCGGCCCTTCCGTTCGTTCGCGCCGTCACCCCCATGGTCGCGCACGACAAGGTGGAGGAGACCTTGGACGCGACGCGCGGCCTGGCCCTGGGGCCGGTCAAATTGAACGTCGTGCTGGTCGATCCCAAGGAGGATCGTCCCCTGCTCGAAGACCACATTCGCGCACTCGGCGGCAAAATCGCCATGAGCGCCACGGATAGTCTTTTGATCGAGGTGGAGCTCGATCGACGCCAGGTGGACGCGCTCACGCAGCTCGACCAGGTGCTCTGGGTCGAACCGAGCACACCGATCGAATACGACTTCGAAAATGCGCGCGTTCAAGGCGGCGCGAATTACCTGGCCGCACTCCCCCCGACCATTCCAAACATTCCCAACTATACAGGGGTGGGTATTCGCGGACACATCATGGAGGGTATCAACCCGAACCACCCCGATTTCGCGGCCAACGATCATCGGGTCAAGCCGGTCGGTGTCCAAGATACGGCGGCCGACTCGCACGGGCACCAGACGTTCGGCATCGTGTTTGGGTCGGGCGCGGGCAATCCGGTGGCGCGCGGCATTCTGCCGAATGGTCAGGGTTACTTCACCAACTACAGCCCGAACATCATCGATCATCCAGGCGCCCGGGCGACCTTGGTGAAAAAGCTGATTGCCGATCACAAGATCGTGTTCCAGACGGCCTCGTGGGGCAACGCGCGCACCCGGGTCTACGGGGCCATCTCCGCGGAGATGGATTCGCTGATCTTCCAAAACGATATTCCCCTCACGCAGAGCCAGAGCAACGCGGGCAATCAGGACTCGCGGCCTCAGGCGTGGGCCAAGAACATCATCTCGGTGGGGGCGGTCTACCACCAAGGCACCGTCGATCCCAAAGACGATAAATGGAACGGCGGCGGGAGCACGGGTCCGGCGGCCGACGGAAGCACCAAGCCCGATTTGTGCGCCTACTACGACCAGACGACCACCGCGGCCGTCAATGGAGGCTACGCGAGCTTCGGCGGCACATCGGGGGCGACGCCGATGGTGGCCGGCTATGTGGGGCTCGCCCTCGAGCTCTGGACCAATGGCGTGTTCGGCAACCCGATCATCCCGAAGGGCACCAACGAGGATCTGGCATCCTTCCGCTTCAAGAACCGCCCGCATTTCTCGACCACCAAGGCGCTCTTGATCCACTCGGCCGCCCCCTACCCGTTCACGGGCGAGACCTCGGATCTCACGCGCACGCACCAGGGCTGGGGCTTCCCCGACGTAAGGAACCTATACGAACGGCGCGGCAACGTGCTCGTGGTCAACGAGACAGACGTGCTGAAGAACCTACAAACCAAGTCGTACACGAAGACGGTGCCGGCCGGCGCCACCGACTTCCGCGCGACCCTCGTCTACTCCGACAAAGAGGCCGCGGTGCCCGCGAAGATCCACCGCGTAAACAATTTGGACCTCAAGGTCACGGCCCCCAACGGCACCATCTATTGGGGCAACAACGGCCTCCGCGCCGGAAATACGTCCACGGCAGGCGGCACGCACAACACGTTGGACACCGTGGAGAACGTTTGGATTCCGTCCCCCGCGGCAGGCACCTGGACGGTCGAGGTCATCGCCGACGAAGTCGTCGCCGACAACCACCTCGAAACACCGGAGGTCGACGTGGACTATGCACTGGTCGTAAGCCACCGCGGCGGCAACGCCGAGTAA